In the Clostridium sp. 'White wine YQ' genome, GTATTTTCATGACATGGGCAAGTATTTCTGCCAAAACAAGGAATATACTGAAGCTATAACATATTATGAACGACTTATAGAAGTACTTAGTAACAGTAAATTTAAGGATAGAGGCGAATATGCATATACGTTATATAGTAAGGCATTATGTTACTATAAGTTAAAAGAAATACATAAGGCTTATGATGATATGAAGTGCGTAGAGAAATATATTAAATATGTTGAAGATCCAATAAATAAGGGTAAAATGTACAACCTGTTAGCAACATTGTGCATAAAACTAAAGAAACCTGAAGCAGAGGCTTTAGTAAAAAAGGCATATAGTTTTCAAAAGGACAATCCTATATCATTAGCACTTTCAAAGTGGAATTATGGAGAATGTTATTTTGGAATTGGAGAAAAGGGAAGAGCTATAAATGAGATAGAAGAAGGATTGAATATCTTCCCAAAACATAATAGGATAAAATATGTTGAATTCATGAATAACTGCATAAAGCTATTTATAGATTATGAAGAGTATGATGAGGCATATAACATATGTGATGAAGCTCTTAACCTGGCAATTGATTGTGATAATATAAGATTAATTGAAAGATCATATTATCTGAAAGGGACAATATTACAAAAGCAAAATAAGGTTCAAGAAGCTGAAATGTATATGAATCTTTCATTAGATGCTATCTTGAAAGTTGGTAATAAGGAAGATAGGTATCAAAGATACATAGACATGGGACAAATGTACTATAAACTGGGTGAAATAAGAGATGCTTTAAAGTATTTTTCACTAGCTTTATCTTTAGAGAAAACTTTATAAACTAAATTTTGTTAAAATTATAACATTTTAGGTCGGAATAATAAGAAAGAGTTGCCCTTAACTTATGAGAATTCATATTAAGGACAACCCTTTTTATTTGCAATATAAAATTAATTTATGTCCAAATAAATATATAGACTAATCAAATTATTTTTATCAATAAAATGAAAAGTATATATACTAATATTTTTTAATTAAGTCAAAAGTTATTTCAAATAAGCTCAATTTAGGACTGAAGGAGCTTATTTTTATTGGCTTAAATATTCTTTTTAATATTTTCATACACTCACGCTCCCTTTAATATTTCTTAATATTATTATAGAGGTAAGTTTTGTAAAATTC is a window encoding:
- a CDS encoding helix-turn-helix transcriptional regulator — translated: MEILSTGEKIKRARVYKGITLKELCGDKISISKMSCIENEKIKAEKEVLEYIASKLYLDLDYLLKDVKEQLVDNIELIRKNLFSGEDIEENIKYNLEYANEYEYFDLSFELMHLLFQYYLEESKYENIQLIVSQYYYLSQKNIDKEIVIKYFHDMGKYFCQNKEYTEAITYYERLIEVLSNSKFKDRGEYAYTLYSKALCYYKLKEIHKAYDDMKCVEKYIKYVEDPINKGKMYNLLATLCIKLKKPEAEALVKKAYSFQKDNPISLALSKWNYGECYFGIGEKGRAINEIEEGLNIFPKHNRIKYVEFMNNCIKLFIDYEEYDEAYNICDEALNLAIDCDNIRLIERSYYLKGTILQKQNKVQEAEMYMNLSLDAILKVGNKEDRYQRYIDMGQMYYKLGEIRDALKYFSLALSLEKTL